A genomic window from Fimbriimonadaceae bacterium includes:
- a CDS encoding PEP-CTERM sorting domain-containing protein — protein MSATAEATLVYAVDLRNGRFVTFDTLAPGTQNVLATSYTGGYYGLDFDASATNLYGAKGSSTVTPTLERLNLADGSVASSTPITGLDAGGTVTGLTIDNANNAYLSASGTAGYNLYNLNLGTGAASLIGTMSATNIVIDIATDVNGRMVAHDISTDSFWFVNTSSAAMTLIGSHGLAANFAQGMDFDWSNNTLYAAVYTGGGTLTYGSVSLADGSVTSIPGIVSGEYEMAVQSPVPEPASIMALSLGALALLRRRKR, from the coding sequence TTGTCCGCAACCGCCGAGGCAACCCTTGTCTACGCTGTCGATCTGCGCAACGGCAGGTTTGTGACGTTCGACACGCTGGCGCCCGGAACGCAGAACGTTCTGGCGACCAGCTACACGGGCGGCTACTACGGTCTGGACTTCGACGCCTCGGCGACGAACCTCTACGGAGCGAAGGGCTCTTCGACCGTGACGCCTACCCTCGAGCGGCTGAATCTCGCCGATGGCAGCGTGGCATCGTCGACCCCGATCACGGGATTGGACGCCGGTGGAACGGTTACCGGACTGACGATCGACAACGCGAACAACGCGTATCTTTCGGCAAGCGGAACGGCGGGCTACAACCTGTACAATCTCAATCTGGGGACCGGTGCGGCGTCCCTCATTGGCACGATGTCCGCCACGAATATCGTCATCGATATCGCGACGGACGTCAACGGGCGCATGGTTGCCCACGACATCAGCACCGACAGCTTCTGGTTCGTGAACACCAGCTCAGCCGCGATGACCCTGATCGGGTCGCACGGCTTGGCGGCGAACTTCGCCCAGGGCATGGACTTTGACTGGTCCAACAACACGCTCTATGCCGCCGTCTATACGGGTGGTGGCACGTTGACCTACGGCTCGGTGAGTCTGGCCGACGGTTCGGTCACCTCGATTCCCGGCATCGTCAGCGGCGAGTACGAGATGGCGGTTCAGTCGCCGGTTCCCGAGCCCGCGTCGATCATGGCCCTCAGCCTCGGCGCATTGGCGCTGCTCCGACGACGGAAACGATAA
- a CDS encoding lactonase family protein produces the protein MKLLRIWFSFGIAMVATVGGAAPFQLLATVTPSGSVGPSEWRGVNRWQLPGNGGAFDPIGGLAASDLADPSSVAFRSASELLVGNRHGNAAASSISRFDYDAGTDSFSLTGTITGNGLFGVHQLAFGNSGELFAANLNNGISRFTFDGAGNAVANGSILPGTSTRGVAVSADGQWLYGTRATSVGFSYNLATNTLGPDWTVPGSSVLHYLERAPNGDLYVSDIGADAVFKLEFDASGNLASTTNVASVSRAVSLTFSPDGQEMFVAGHETGIISRFTDSGGTWTAGGTFDTGGPLGGLAVNPVPEPASMFVLGLGLAALRRRRR, from the coding sequence TTGAAGCTGTTGAGAATTTGGTTTTCGTTCGGGATCGCCATGGTTGCCACCGTCGGAGGTGCCGCCCCCTTCCAGTTGTTGGCGACCGTGACGCCTTCTGGGTCGGTCGGGCCCTCGGAGTGGAGAGGGGTCAATCGCTGGCAGCTGCCAGGGAACGGTGGAGCCTTTGATCCGATCGGCGGGCTCGCTGCCAGCGATTTGGCGGACCCCTCCTCCGTGGCTTTCCGCTCCGCATCGGAGCTCTTGGTGGGTAATCGGCACGGCAACGCGGCCGCAAGCTCAATCTCTCGGTTCGACTACGATGCCGGCACCGACTCGTTTTCTCTGACGGGCACGATCACGGGGAATGGCCTGTTCGGTGTGCACCAATTGGCTTTCGGAAACTCGGGCGAGCTGTTCGCAGCCAACCTGAACAACGGGATCTCCCGATTCACCTTTGATGGCGCTGGCAATGCCGTGGCCAACGGCTCGATCCTGCCTGGCACCAGCACGCGCGGAGTGGCGGTCTCCGCAGACGGGCAGTGGCTTTATGGCACTCGTGCCACGTCGGTCGGATTCAGCTACAACCTGGCCACCAACACGCTCGGGCCAGATTGGACGGTCCCCGGCAGTTCCGTCCTCCACTACCTAGAGCGCGCGCCCAACGGCGATCTCTATGTGTCCGACATCGGAGCCGACGCGGTCTTCAAACTCGAGTTCGACGCGTCTGGAAACCTCGCCTCGACAACCAACGTCGCGAGTGTCAGCAGAGCGGTATCGTTGACGTTCAGCCCCGATGGGCAGGAGATGTTCGTTGCGGGCCACGAAACGGGCATCATCTCACGATTCACGGACAGCGGCGGGACGTGGACGGCGGGCGGGACCTTCGATACGGGTGGCCCCCTCGGCGGTCTGGCCGTCAACCCCGTGCCGGAACCCGCAAGCATGTTCGTGCTCGGCCTTGGATTGGCGGCTCTTCGCCGTCGCCGCCGCTAG